The Micromonospora sp. NBC_01740 genome includes a window with the following:
- a CDS encoding mannose-1-phosphate guanylyltransferase codes for MIYAVIPAGGSGTRLWPLSRAGHPKFLHPLTGSAASLLQATVDRLGPLTTAERTLVVTGTAHVTAVARQLAGLPEENILVEPSPRDSCAAIALAAAVIARRDPEAVMGSFAADHLIGDPERWREVVREAVRGAEQGLLMTVGITPTRAETGYGYLQTGDPVDGGPLRPVAEFKEKPSAEVAEAYLRSGRHLWNASMFVWRVDVFLAELARQQPALHAGIVAIAEAWGTEEQDDVLGTVWPTLPKISVDYAVMEGAATAGRVATVPGDFGWNDVGDFHTLGEVLPADADGNVVLGADAKPGVLLRDSAGLVVVPHSGRLVAAVGVRDLVIVDTPDALLVCPRDRAQDVKKVVDELKERGEEGLV; via the coding sequence GTGATCTACGCCGTGATCCCGGCGGGTGGCAGTGGCACGAGATTGTGGCCACTGTCCCGCGCCGGCCATCCCAAGTTCCTCCACCCGCTGACCGGCTCCGCCGCCTCGCTGCTCCAGGCGACGGTGGATCGGCTGGGTCCGCTGACCACCGCCGAACGCACCCTGGTGGTCACCGGGACCGCGCACGTGACGGCGGTGGCGCGCCAGCTCGCCGGGCTGCCGGAGGAGAACATCCTGGTCGAGCCCTCGCCCCGGGACTCGTGCGCGGCGATCGCCCTGGCCGCCGCGGTCATCGCGCGGCGCGACCCGGAGGCGGTGATGGGCTCCTTCGCCGCCGACCACCTGATCGGTGACCCGGAGCGCTGGCGGGAGGTCGTCCGGGAGGCGGTACGCGGCGCCGAGCAGGGCCTGCTGATGACGGTCGGCATCACCCCGACCCGGGCCGAGACCGGCTACGGCTACCTCCAGACCGGCGACCCGGTCGACGGTGGCCCGCTGCGGCCGGTGGCCGAGTTCAAGGAGAAGCCGAGCGCCGAGGTCGCCGAGGCGTACCTGCGCTCTGGGCGGCACCTCTGGAACGCCAGCATGTTCGTGTGGCGGGTCGACGTGTTCCTCGCCGAGCTGGCTCGCCAGCAGCCCGCCCTGCACGCCGGGATCGTCGCGATCGCCGAGGCGTGGGGCACCGAGGAGCAGGACGACGTGCTCGGCACGGTCTGGCCGACGCTGCCGAAGATCTCCGTCGACTACGCGGTGATGGAGGGCGCGGCGACCGCCGGCCGGGTGGCGACCGTGCCGGGCGACTTCGGCTGGAACGACGTCGGTGACTTCCACACCCTGGGCGAGGTACTGCCCGCCGACGCGGACGGCAACGTGGTGCTCGGCGCCGACGCCAAGCCGGGGGTGCTGCTGCGGGACAGCGCCGGACTGGTGGTGGTGCCCCACTCCGGGCGGCTGGTGGCCGCCGTCGGCGTGCGCGACCTGGTCATCGTCGACACCCCGGACGCGCTGCTGGTCTGCCCCCGCGACCGGGCGCAGGACGTGAAGAAGGTCGTCGACGAGCTCAAGGAACGGGGCGAAGAGGGGCTCGTCTGA
- a CDS encoding glycosyltransferase family 4 protein: protein MTAGRPPRVLIDATSVPVDRGGVGRYVDGLLGALGKVCGSGVDLAVVCLRTDLERYTRMLPGAEIVPAPAAVAHRPARLAWEQTGLPLLAQQVGAQVLHSPFYTCPLRAGCPVTVTVHDATFFTEPEHYDKSRRTFFRSAIKTSLRRANRVIVPSKATRDELIRLLDADPTRIDVAYHGVDHAAFHAPGDEEKARVRARLGLGGTNYVAFLGAKEPRKNVPNLIRGWARAVADRADPPALVIAGGQGHDDDIDRAVAEVPSHLRLLRPGYLRYADLPGFLGGALVAAYPSYGEGFGLPILEAMACAAPVLTTPRLSLPEVGGDAVAYTSEAPDQIATDLAALLDDEQRRLSLAKAGFDRAKEFTWESSAEVHIAAWSRARA from the coding sequence GTGACCGCCGGCCGCCCGCCCCGCGTGCTCATCGACGCCACGAGTGTCCCCGTCGACCGTGGTGGTGTCGGTCGATACGTCGACGGCCTGCTCGGGGCCCTCGGCAAGGTGTGCGGATCGGGGGTGGACTTGGCCGTCGTCTGCCTGCGTACCGACCTGGAGCGCTACACCCGGATGCTGCCCGGTGCGGAGATCGTCCCGGCCCCGGCGGCCGTCGCGCACCGCCCCGCCCGGCTCGCCTGGGAGCAGACCGGCCTGCCGCTGCTCGCCCAGCAGGTGGGCGCGCAGGTGCTGCACTCGCCCTTCTACACCTGCCCGCTGCGCGCCGGCTGCCCCGTCACGGTGACCGTGCACGACGCGACGTTCTTCACCGAGCCGGAGCACTACGACAAGTCGCGGCGCACCTTCTTCCGCAGCGCGATCAAGACCTCGCTGCGCCGCGCCAACCGGGTGATCGTGCCGAGCAAGGCCACCCGGGACGAGCTGATCCGGCTGCTCGACGCGGACCCCACCCGGATCGACGTGGCCTACCACGGCGTCGACCACGCTGCCTTCCACGCGCCCGGCGACGAGGAGAAGGCCCGGGTCCGGGCCCGGCTGGGGCTCGGCGGCACCAACTACGTGGCCTTCCTCGGGGCCAAGGAGCCGCGCAAGAACGTGCCGAACCTGATCCGCGGCTGGGCCCGCGCGGTGGCCGACCGGGCGGATCCGCCGGCCCTGGTGATCGCCGGGGGCCAGGGGCACGACGACGACATCGACCGTGCGGTGGCGGAGGTCCCGTCGCACCTGCGGCTGCTCCGTCCCGGCTATCTCCGCTACGCGGACCTGCCCGGCTTCCTCGGCGGGGCGCTGGTGGCCGCCTACCCGTCCTACGGGGAGGGTTTCGGCCTGCCGATCCTGGAGGCGATGGCGTGCGCCGCCCCGGTGCTCACCACGCCCCGGCTGTCGCTGCCGGAGGTGGGCGGCGACGCGGTCGCGTACACCAGCGAGGCGCCCGACCAGATCGCCACGGACCTGGCCGCGTTGCTCGACGACGAGCAGCGGCGGTTGTCCCTGGCCAAGGCCGGGTTCGACCGGGCCAAGGAGTTCACCTGGGAGTCCAGCGCCGAGGTGCACATCGCCGCCTGGAGCCGGGCCCGGGCCTGA